Part of the Emcibacter nanhaiensis genome is shown below.
TGATTTCCTAGAAAATATGGGCATCTTTTTAGAGCATGATGAGGATTGGTTTGAGGTTGAGGAAGAGATAATAAGTTATCGTAATGACGCGGAAGCAAATGATTTCCCTAGCATAGATATCTTGCAGGAAAGTGTGCGAAGCGAAATACAGTATCAGAAGCACTTCTGGAATAGCGATTATGAGAAAGCGGTTGAGGCGGCAGAATTAATTTTAGGCATTATAAACGGGCCGTCTGGGCTTAGAGGTTATAGAGCTTGGTGGCACTATCTGGCTGGATCTGCATGTGATCTAGCGAGCGAGCTAAACCCAAGTTATAGGGATAGGGCAGAGGAACACTACAAGAAAGCTAGGGATGCTGCACCAACGCTTCAATGGTTAATTCCTTTGAGTAGAAAACAAGCTTCTTCGGAATCAAATGCGTCTACAAGTGATATTTTTCAACTGACTAATATCGAAAATTTGATCGACCATATGGGACCTAAAAATCATATCAAATTTGATGCACACATAAAGTCCATTGTAGATAATATCTTATCCAACGAATATTCGGTTTTTGAAACTGGTTTGAAGCAGTTGGGTGAGTTGCTTGGTTTTGATGCTTACAATGAGGAGACTGACGGAGCACCAGATGGTTGGTGGATATCGGATGACCAATGTATAGTATTTGAAGCTCATAGTGATGGTGATTCAGATACGACGCTTGGCTCTAAAAAAGCTAGGCAAGTTTCTAGCCATCCAGATTGGTTGAGGGAAAACAAAAAAATCCGAGACGATGTAAGCGTGATAAGTGTGTTAATAACACCATGCACCAAAATTAACGAACAAGCTCACGGTCTATTGGGTGAAAGTTATTATTATAACTTAGAAAAGTTTCGCACATGGGCTTGCGGCGCTGTACGTGCGATAAAAGAAGTTCGTGCAAGTTTCAATAATCCCGGTGATTTAGTGTGGCAAGCTGAAGCTCTGGAAATTCTCGGTAGACGAGATGTCCTGGTATCCGAGATTGTAGCTGATATTTCATCTAGACCTTCAAAGATTGAGTTGGAAAAAGTTTAGCAAATTAAACAAATAGTTAGCAATGTTTAACGAAGGAACCATGACCAGAAAAGCACAATGTTGTTGCGGGGCCTGTGTGGTGGAAGTATCGAGCGAGCCCGCGCTGCACGGGGTCTGTAACTGCAACAACTGCAAGAAGAGGACCGGCAGCGCCTTTGGCATCTCGGCCTATTTCTGGGCCGAGGACGTCCGGGTCGTCTCGGACAACACCGCAATCTATGCGCTCAGTAACGATCACGGCAAGCAGGAACGGCATTTCTGCCGCAACTGCGGCACCACGCTCTATTGGCAGGTGGAGATCTTTGCCGGCATGACCGGCGTCGCCGGCGGCTGCTTTGCCGAGGATCCGCTGCCCGACCCGACCTTTTACGCCATGCTGGACAATAAATGCGCCTGGGTCAGTTTTTCCGAGCAGATGAAAGCGGGCCTGAAGCCCGAGGACATCCCGACGAAAAACTGACCGCTTCCGTGCTGGTCCATAACAGAACATGCTGATATACTTACCTGAATTTGTTCGGCGGTCGTTCGGAAGGGCCGCCCTGTGAAAGGAAGACTGACATGCGCATTTTGACTTTGGTGATTTTCGCCCTGGTGCTGGCGGTGCCGGCAACTCTGGTGCAGACGGCAGGGGCCAGCGCCCGGCCGTTCGAGAATCCCGGTGATGAGGGTACGAAAATTCATCAGAAGGACAGGGCGGACCAGGCCCGTGAGCGGGAAGAAGAAGCCCGTGAGCATCGTCAAGAGGTGGAGGAACAGGCTCGCGAGCGTGAAGAGGAAATGCGCGAACATCGCCAGGAGATGGAACAGCGCCACCGGGAAGCCGAACAGAAGCGTGACAAGATGCACAAGGAACGGGCCAGGCTCGAAGAGGAATATCAGCGCAACATGAACAAGGCTCAGTCCGGCTATGAGCGAGACATGGAGAAAGCCCGGCGCGAGAGCAACCCGGAAAAGCGGGCGAAGAAAATGGAAAAGGCCCGGGCCAAATTCGAGAAAAAACGTCAGAAGGCGGAGCGGAAATATCAGCAGAAAATGGAAAAACTGCGCGAAAAATCTCACAAGCCCGACTAAGGACTAGCCTGCCCCGGGGCGCAGATTGTGATAGCCCGCGGCCCTGAGAATTTCATGGGCCTCCTTGCGGCCCGGGTGGGCCTCGTCATGGTGGGGCGCATGGCTCTGGGCCCGGAAACGGGCGACATAGTCTTCGGGCATGTCATGATGCAGTGTGCCGGCCAGCACCAGCTGCAGATACCAGTCCCAGGGCAGTAGATCCTCGGCCCGGTGTTCGTCCGGGGCGATATAGGTGCGGCAGCTGACGGCCTTTTGTCCGCCAAGCGTCACCACCTCGAAATCGTCATGGCGGTCATAGCCATAGCCTCTGCCTTCAAAACGGTCGAGCGCCGGCTGGTCGTCCCTATGAAGCTCGAACAGGGCGCCGATCACTTTTGAATTCCCGGCCTCAAAAATTGTTGCCTTTCCGGAACGATCCTGGCCGATCTTGGAAAAATCGAGGCCGAAGCCCTCGGCTGTCGCCACCCCGAGGAAGCGGGCGCTGGGGCAGCGGGCCTCAAGCCGGTGCGGCAACAGGTTCGATCCATAGGCAAAATAGGTAAAGCGGCTCATGGTCTATAGATGGGAACTCCGGGCCACGGGGTCAAGCCGGTGCGTCCCGGCAGCGGGGGAAGTCTGTATTTATTAATTTTGTCTTAACTGTTATATATTAGTTCTTAAAGTGATGTTTATGAGTAGAAGCGCGGCAGTTACGCGCGCTTTTCCAAAGTGGAAGTTTCCCGGTGGTTACACAGTCTCATTTCAAGATTTTCCGGTCTTTCGCCAAAGAGTTGATCCGGCTTCCCGCCAAAAGCGACCTGATCTGGTATATCGCCGAAGAAGTGGTGAGCCAGCTCGGCTTCGAAGACTGTGTCATTTATGAATATGATCCGGCCCGGAACATTCTGGTCCAGGTTGCCGCCCATGGCGATAAACAGGCGCCGGACCACAAGATTGTCAGCCCGATCACCATCCCTTACGGCCAGGGGATCACCGGCTATGTCGCCAAATCCCGTAAAAGCGAAATTGTCAACGATACCACCAGCGACGAGCGCTATATTGCCGACCTGCGCCATATGCAGTCGGAAATCACCGTGCCGATCATTGATGAAAACCGGCTGTTCGGCGTGATTGACTGCGAAAGCAGCGAGAAGGGATTTTTTAACGCGGAGCATCTCGAATTTCTCGAGACCGTTGCCTCGATGCTGGCGTCCCGGCTGTCGCAGTGGGAAGCGCTGGAGGCCCTGAAGCAGAGCAAGCGGGTGCTGGCCGTAAACGAGGCGA
Proteins encoded:
- a CDS encoding GFA family protein produces the protein MTRKAQCCCGACVVEVSSEPALHGVCNCNNCKKRTGSAFGISAYFWAEDVRVVSDNTAIYALSNDHGKQERHFCRNCGTTLYWQVEIFAGMTGVAGGCFAEDPLPDPTFYAMLDNKCAWVSFSEQMKAGLKPEDIPTKN
- a CDS encoding gamma-glutamylcyclotransferase family protein, which encodes MSRFTYFAYGSNLLPHRLEARCPSARFLGVATAEGFGLDFSKIGQDRSGKATIFEAGNSKVIGALFELHRDDQPALDRFEGRGYGYDRHDDFEVVTLGGQKAVSCRTYIAPDEHRAEDLLPWDWYLQLVLAGTLHHDMPEDYVARFRAQSHAPHHDEAHPGRKEAHEILRAAGYHNLRPGAG